The proteins below are encoded in one region of uncultured Desulfovibrio sp.:
- the cobI gene encoding precorrin-2 C(20)-methyltransferase, translating to MKLGNLYGVGIGPGDPRYLTLRAAEVLRSVDVIFTVISAHATDSVSRSVVESLSPRGEIRQLVFSMSRRTAERQAQVEANAAAILDELRAGRNCAFATLGDAMTYSTFGYVLPLLRARLPELAVEIVPGITSFVTIAARAGTVLVENGQELRVIPSFRPEMAEEITFPPGSTTVLLKTYRSRKALLDRLAREEQVDILYGEHLAMPDEVILRDAAAIEQRPEAYLSLIMVKKQ from the coding sequence ATGAAGCTCGGCAACCTGTACGGCGTGGGCATCGGCCCCGGCGATCCCCGGTACCTGACACTCCGTGCGGCGGAAGTTCTGCGCAGTGTGGACGTCATCTTCACCGTCATTTCTGCGCATGCCACGGACAGCGTCTCCCGCAGCGTGGTGGAATCCCTGTCGCCCCGGGGCGAAATACGCCAGCTTGTCTTCAGCATGTCCCGCCGGACGGCCGAACGCCAGGCGCAGGTGGAAGCCAATGCCGCCGCCATCCTGGACGAGCTGCGTGCCGGCCGGAACTGCGCCTTTGCCACCCTGGGCGATGCCATGACCTACAGCACCTTCGGCTATGTGCTGCCCCTGCTCCGTGCCCGGCTGCCCGAACTTGCCGTGGAAATCGTGCCGGGCATCACCTCCTTTGTCACCATTGCCGCCAGAGCCGGAACCGTCCTGGTGGAAAACGGCCAGGAGCTGCGCGTCATCCCCTCGTTCCGTCCAGAAATGGCCGAAGAGATCACCTTTCCCCCCGGCTCCACCACGGTGCTGCTCAAGACCTATCGCAGCCGCAAGGCCCTTCTGGACAGGCTGGCCCGCGAGGAGCAGGTGGATATTCTCTATGGCGAACACCTCGCCATGCCGGACGAGGTCATCCTTCGCGATGCCGCGGCCATTGAGCAGCGCCCCGAAGCCTATCTTTCGCTCATCATGGTCAAAAAACAATGA
- a CDS encoding precorrin-8X methylmutase, which yields MEIRWHLSAAEIEQESFRRIEAESPLCATLPVEEWRVARRLIHTTADLTVADNLVFRHDAIHAGLRALRRHAPIFTDSRMLRSGLSLERLRRLHPDYSADDLHCHIGDLDVAARARAEGCARALCSAEKARPMLPGSIVLIGNAPLALARIARYILEEDIRPALVVGMPVGFVNVVEAKELLARCPVPQIVLEGRRGGSALAVATLHAIMESA from the coding sequence ATGGAAATTCGCTGGCATCTCAGCGCTGCGGAAATAGAGCAGGAAAGTTTCCGCCGCATCGAGGCGGAAAGCCCGCTCTGTGCCACCCTGCCCGTGGAAGAATGGCGCGTGGCCCGCCGCCTCATCCATACCACCGCCGATCTGACAGTGGCGGACAACCTGGTTTTCCGGCATGATGCCATCCATGCCGGGCTGCGCGCCCTGCGGCGGCATGCCCCCATCTTCACGGATTCGCGCATGCTGCGGTCCGGCCTGTCCCTGGAGCGGCTGCGCCGCCTGCATCCGGACTACAGCGCAGATGACCTGCACTGCCACATCGGCGATCTGGACGTGGCGGCCCGCGCCCGTGCCGAAGGATGCGCCCGTGCCCTGTGCAGCGCCGAAAAGGCCCGCCCCATGCTGCCGGGAAGCATCGTGCTCATCGGCAATGCCCCGCTGGCCCTGGCGCGCATTGCCCGCTATATTCTGGAAGAGGACATCCGCCCGGCCCTGGTGGTGGGCATGCCCGTGGGCTTTGTGAATGTGGTGGAAGCCAAGGAACTGCTGGCCCGCTGTCCCGTGCCGCAGATTGTGCTGGAAGGCCGGCGCGGCGGCAGCGCCCTGGCCGTTGCCACCCTGCATGCCATCATGGAAAGCGCCTGA
- the cbiD gene encoding cobalt-precorrin-5B (C(1))-methyltransferase CbiD: MNNNEHTRLRWGYSTGACAAAVAVAAWLRLRHRQAPASVRLHFPDGKVRELPLLTPPPPYLAAIRKNGGDDPDCTHGATVCACLRAATPAEARPEDYCLPLAEGMLILRGGTGVGLCTRPGLDCLPGHWAINSGPRHMIVDNVQRAGLRSGCWLLEIAIPEGRALAVHTLNPQLGIRDGLSILGTTGLVRPYSHAAYLATIRLCVAGHARSGGSSMVFCTGGRTLRGARGHLPQLPESAFVCIGDFIAASLDAACRQRMQDVTIACMAGKLCKYAAGFRNTHAREGRQDMALLCDEACRLLSGDTAEDTALKRRLAHCASVREALLLLPDTTQKALLRRLAHLALEQLAAHCASPMLLRLLVFAADGRLLLEDMRPAGPSTLPAATPPATEALPPDEKPQPAVRLADALEQVGETYFMQAEHQCNGQVDVISCGISFPEDRPTRDLLVQAHAVYGARHLLDACPLPLRERQILAGHARQQAEDLLQRSRTGQHIAVLASGDALYHGIGGTLASLARPGDHIIYHAGITAFQALFHRLGRPWQEARLFCVHAGEAIPARQIVQWPLSVTYAGSRHTADAIARAVLAVHPAAGSRAAVMAERLGSADERLLCAPLRDIAATPCGPTSMLVLLEHEADAPQRPAAPPLLALGLPVDTYEHEARLITAPDVRAVILSRLRLPHWGTLWDLGAGSGSVGLEAAALCPGLRVIGVERQAARAAMMVRNASRLGVGNYHVRTGEALPLVRLPAGAAEALPDPDRIFLGGGGQELPQLLTACMARLRPGGLLAASSVTLQSLNALLTWQPEHRTGICRLDVAEEDSIARMHRYLKPHNTIHIVIFQKEARDVSSR; this comes from the coding sequence ATGAACAACAACGAGCATACCCGCCTGCGCTGGGGCTATTCCACGGGAGCCTGCGCCGCGGCCGTGGCCGTGGCCGCCTGGCTGCGCCTGCGCCACCGGCAGGCCCCCGCCAGCGTGCGCCTGCATTTCCCGGACGGCAAGGTGCGCGAACTGCCCCTGCTGACGCCGCCCCCGCCCTATCTGGCGGCCATCCGCAAGAATGGCGGCGACGATCCGGACTGCACCCACGGGGCCACGGTCTGCGCCTGCCTGCGTGCCGCCACACCGGCAGAAGCCCGCCCGGAGGACTACTGCCTGCCGCTGGCCGAGGGGATGCTCATCCTGCGCGGCGGCACGGGCGTGGGCCTCTGCACCCGCCCCGGTCTGGACTGTCTGCCGGGGCACTGGGCCATCAACAGCGGCCCCCGGCACATGATTGTGGACAATGTGCAGCGGGCAGGGCTGCGCAGCGGCTGCTGGCTGCTGGAAATTGCCATTCCCGAAGGCAGGGCACTGGCCGTGCATACCCTCAATCCCCAGCTGGGCATAAGGGACGGCCTGTCCATCCTGGGTACCACGGGCCTGGTGCGTCCCTACAGCCATGCCGCCTATCTGGCCACCATCCGCCTGTGCGTGGCCGGCCATGCCCGCAGCGGCGGCAGCAGCATGGTCTTCTGCACCGGCGGCCGCACCCTTAGGGGAGCGCGAGGCCACCTGCCGCAGCTTCCCGAAAGCGCCTTTGTCTGCATCGGCGACTTCATTGCCGCCAGCCTGGACGCCGCCTGCCGGCAACGGATGCAGGACGTGACCATTGCCTGCATGGCCGGCAAGCTCTGCAAGTACGCCGCGGGCTTCCGCAATACCCACGCCCGCGAAGGCCGGCAGGACATGGCCCTGCTGTGCGACGAGGCATGCCGCCTGCTGTCTGGAGACACGGCCGAGGACACGGCCCTGAAACGCCGCCTGGCGCACTGCGCATCCGTGCGCGAGGCCCTGCTTCTCCTGCCGGACACCACGCAAAAGGCCCTGCTGCGCCGCCTGGCGCATCTGGCGCTGGAACAGCTGGCGGCCCACTGTGCCTCCCCCATGCTCCTGCGTCTGCTGGTTTTTGCTGCGGACGGCCGCCTGCTTCTTGAGGACATGCGGCCGGCCGGCCCGTCCACGCTGCCGGCAGCCACGCCGCCCGCCACGGAAGCCCTGCCCCCGGACGAAAAGCCGCAGCCTGCCGTCCGCCTGGCCGATGCTCTGGAACAGGTGGGAGAGACCTATTTCATGCAGGCGGAACACCAGTGCAACGGACAGGTGGATGTCATTTCCTGCGGCATCTCCTTTCCGGAAGACCGCCCCACGCGGGACCTGCTGGTCCAGGCCCATGCCGTCTACGGAGCGCGCCACCTGCTGGACGCCTGCCCCCTGCCCCTGCGGGAACGGCAGATTCTTGCAGGGCATGCCCGCCAGCAGGCCGAAGACCTGCTGCAACGCAGCCGCACCGGCCAGCACATCGCGGTGCTGGCATCGGGTGATGCCCTGTATCACGGCATCGGCGGCACGCTGGCCTCGCTGGCCCGGCCCGGTGACCACATCATCTACCATGCCGGCATCACGGCCTTTCAGGCCCTGTTCCACCGCCTGGGACGCCCGTGGCAGGAGGCCAGACTGTTCTGCGTCCATGCCGGCGAGGCCATCCCGGCCCGGCAAATCGTCCAGTGGCCCCTTAGCGTGACCTATGCCGGTAGCCGCCATACGGCCGATGCCATTGCCCGCGCCGTGCTGGCGGTACACCCCGCCGCCGGCAGCCGTGCCGCCGTCATGGCCGAACGCCTGGGCAGCGCGGACGAGCGCCTGCTGTGTGCGCCCCTGCGGGACATTGCCGCCACGCCCTGCGGCCCCACCTCGATGCTGGTGCTGCTGGAGCATGAGGCCGACGCCCCCCAGCGCCCGGCAGCACCGCCCCTGCTGGCCCTGGGCCTGCCTGTCGATACCTACGAGCACGAGGCCCGGCTCATCACCGCCCCGGATGTGCGGGCCGTCATCCTGTCCCGCCTGCGCCTGCCGCACTGGGGCACCCTCTGGGACCTGGGGGCGGGCAGCGGCTCCGTGGGGCTGGAGGCCGCGGCCCTCTGCCCCGGGCTGCGTGTCATCGGGGTGGAACGTCAGGCCGCGCGGGCGGCCATGATGGTCCGCAATGCCTCCCGGCTCGGGGTGGGCAACTACCACGTCCGCACGGGCGAGGCCCTGCCACTCGTCCGCCTGCCGGCCGGTGCGGCGGAGGCGCTGCCCGATCCCGACCGCATCTTTCTTGGCGGCGGCGGCCAGGAACTGCCGCAACTGCTCACGGCCTGCATGGCCCGCCTGCGGCCGGGGGGACTGCTGGCGGCCAGTTCCGTCACCCTGCAAAGCCTGAATGCCCTGCTGACCTGGCAGCCGGAACATCGCACGGGGATTTGCCGCCTTGACGTGGCCGAAGAAGACAGCATTGCCCGCATGCATCGTTATCTGAAGCCGCACAATACCATTCACATCGTCATCTTCCAGAAAGAGGCACGGGATGTATCCTCACGTTAG
- the cobM gene encoding precorrin-4 C(11)-methyltransferase, producing the protein MYPHVSFVGAGPGAEDLITLRGRRLLEEADLVLYAGSLVNTALLTCCKAGCQCRDSASMTLEEQVRCLREAAEAGQKVVRLHTGDPSLYGAIQEQMRALEAHGIACRMVPGVSSVFAAAAALGCELTSPGGSQSVVLTRTPGRTPMPASEDAAAFARTGATLVFFLSTGKVASLMDRLMQEGGLPPHTPAAVVYRASWPDQRILRGRVDTLARQVQEAGLGRQALILVGQALQAGDGQSCLYAAPFSHGYRNQLPDEFFDGRCALYAFTPGGLARARDIVAGLGLPAVIHSTCAPDGNGAPADNVVLLRSQELDATLRASWHQFAAHIFISATGIAVRKIAPLLEDKTTDPAVLACPENGSHVISLTSGHLGGANRLARRVARITGGQAVVSTATDVNGLPAFDDVAALHRARVLTTNALRSFNAALLRGERMTFCGPRAIYDQHFANTDQLVFARRADEVHTPRAVLWDAEGSLPPGVEHLDITSRAYVLGLGCRRGLSPASLHRQAEDFLAGLGLTPRQIARLATCDIKAHDEAIGQLAARWQVPLDLHTAAALDAVPVPTPSETVRARVGTASVCEAACLLSAGKGGRLVRPKHVGQDVTLALARLPHTAAPAQQCGRVWVVGLGSGAPEHITPQVLAALEQSDVIAGYGPYLDFIRQRIGNRDVIQNGMRGEVERCRRTLECAAAGHTVCMVCSGDPGILAMAGLLYELRSREEAFRTVPITVLPGITAASIAAASLGAPLQNGFSLISLSDLLVPADEVRRNLRAAARSALPAVLYNPAGRKRRQLLGEALDIFREERGKDLLCAWVKHAGRPQEQRWIGRLADFPVQEVDMSTLVILGSARTIREGDVLYEARGYAEKYLSRDC; encoded by the coding sequence ATGTATCCTCACGTTAGCTTTGTGGGCGCCGGACCTGGCGCGGAAGACCTCATCACCCTGCGCGGCAGGCGCCTTCTTGAAGAGGCGGACCTTGTTCTCTATGCCGGTTCGCTGGTCAATACCGCCCTGCTGACCTGCTGCAAGGCCGGCTGCCAGTGCCGCGACAGCGCCTCCATGACCCTGGAGGAACAGGTACGCTGCCTGCGCGAAGCCGCCGAAGCCGGCCAGAAGGTGGTGCGCCTGCATACCGGCGACCCCAGCCTGTACGGCGCCATTCAGGAACAGATGCGCGCCCTGGAAGCGCACGGCATCGCCTGCCGCATGGTGCCCGGCGTAAGCAGCGTCTTTGCCGCAGCCGCCGCGCTGGGCTGCGAGCTGACCAGCCCTGGCGGCAGCCAGAGCGTGGTGCTGACCCGCACGCCCGGGCGCACGCCCATGCCCGCGTCCGAAGATGCCGCCGCCTTTGCCCGTACCGGCGCCACCCTGGTCTTCTTTCTCAGCACGGGCAAGGTGGCGTCACTCATGGACCGGCTCATGCAGGAAGGGGGCCTGCCCCCCCATACGCCGGCGGCTGTGGTCTATCGGGCCTCCTGGCCGGACCAGCGCATCCTGCGCGGCCGTGTGGACACCCTTGCCCGCCAGGTGCAGGAGGCCGGCCTGGGCCGGCAGGCCCTCATTCTGGTGGGGCAGGCGCTCCAGGCCGGCGACGGACAGTCCTGCCTGTATGCCGCGCCCTTTTCCCACGGTTACCGCAACCAGCTGCCTGACGAATTCTTTGACGGACGCTGCGCCCTGTACGCCTTCACTCCCGGCGGCCTTGCCCGCGCCAGGGACATTGTCGCGGGCCTCGGCCTGCCGGCGGTGATCCACAGCACCTGTGCGCCGGACGGCAATGGCGCCCCGGCGGACAATGTGGTGCTGCTGCGCAGCCAGGAACTGGACGCGACCCTGCGCGCCAGCTGGCACCAGTTTGCTGCCCATATCTTCATCAGCGCCACGGGCATTGCCGTGCGCAAGATAGCGCCACTGCTGGAAGACAAGACCACGGACCCCGCCGTGCTGGCCTGCCCGGAAAACGGCAGCCATGTCATCAGCCTCACTTCCGGGCATCTGGGCGGCGCCAACCGGCTGGCCCGCCGCGTGGCCCGCATCACCGGCGGACAGGCCGTGGTGAGCACGGCCACGGATGTGAACGGCCTGCCGGCCTTTGACGACGTGGCGGCCCTGCACCGGGCGCGGGTGCTCACCACCAATGCCCTTCGCTCTTTCAACGCGGCCCTGCTGCGCGGCGAGCGCATGACCTTCTGCGGGCCGCGCGCCATCTATGACCAGCATTTCGCCAATACGGACCAGCTTGTCTTTGCCCGGCGGGCCGACGAGGTCCACACGCCGCGTGCCGTTCTCTGGGATGCGGAGGGCAGCCTGCCCCCCGGCGTGGAACATCTGGACATTACCAGCCGGGCCTATGTGCTGGGTCTGGGCTGCCGCCGCGGCCTGTCTCCGGCAAGTCTGCACCGGCAGGCCGAGGACTTTCTGGCCGGTCTGGGGCTGACGCCCCGCCAGATTGCCCGCCTGGCCACCTGCGACATCAAGGCCCATGACGAGGCCATAGGCCAGCTTGCCGCCCGCTGGCAGGTTCCCCTGGACCTGCACACGGCCGCCGCCCTGGATGCCGTGCCCGTGCCCACGCCTTCGGAAACCGTGCGAGCACGGGTGGGCACGGCCTCGGTATGTGAAGCGGCCTGCCTGCTCTCTGCCGGCAAGGGGGGCCGCCTTGTCCGGCCCAAGCATGTGGGACAGGACGTGACGCTGGCCCTGGCCCGCCTGCCCCATACGGCAGCCCCCGCACAGCAATGCGGCCGGGTCTGGGTGGTGGGACTCGGCTCCGGCGCGCCGGAGCACATCACCCCGCAGGTCCTGGCCGCCCTGGAACAAAGCGATGTCATTGCCGGTTACGGCCCCTACCTGGATTTCATCCGGCAGCGCATCGGCAACCGGGACGTGATCCAGAACGGCATGCGGGGCGAGGTGGAACGCTGCCGCCGCACCCTGGAATGTGCCGCCGCCGGGCATACGGTCTGCATGGTCTGTTCCGGCGACCCCGGCATTCTGGCCATGGCGGGCCTGCTGTACGAGCTGCGTTCCCGCGAAGAGGCCTTCCGCACGGTACCCATCACGGTACTGCCGGGCATCACGGCGGCCAGCATCGCCGCGGCATCGCTGGGCGCCCCCCTGCAGAACGGCTTTTCGCTGATCAGCCTTTCGGACCTGCTGGTGCCCGCCGACGAGGTGCGCCGCAACCTCCGTGCCGCGGCCCGTTCCGCCCTGCCCGCTGTCCTGTACAATCCGGCAGGCCGCAAGCGCCGCCAGCTGCTCGGGGAAGCGCTGGACATTTTCCGGGAGGAACGCGGCAAGGATCTGCTCTGTGCCTGGGTCAAGCATGCGGGACGTCCGCAGGAACAGCGCTGGATCGGCCGGCTGGCCGACTTTCCCGTCCAGGAGGTGGACATGTCCACCCTGGTTATCCTGGGCAGTGCGCGCACCATTCGTGAAGGAGACGTGCTCTATGAGGCTCGCGGCTATGCGGAAAAATACCTGTCCCGCGATTGCTGA
- a CDS encoding cobyrinate a,c-diamide synthase, whose product MTDFHAFCLAAPRSGEGKTTLCTAIMRALVLRGLRVQGFKCGPDYVDPTFHTQATGRPSWNVDTWMMGQQGVRQLWDRHVQDADVAICEGVMGLLDGRDPGDLAGSSVDCARALGLPVVLVCNVRGMAQSLAALVQGFAWHAAHLGVRMAGVIANNVGSPRHADLLRRALEQAHLPPLLGALPRHADWVLPQRQLGLLPAPEAARSPQWLDSLGQAAARHLELDALLDRTRMPRPAPPAATPLPAPVRRMAVARDHAFCFYYEANQRALQAHGWELLPFSPLADTALPPALDAIYLGGGYPEVFADRLSANTAMRRAIRDFAAQGGEIYAECGGFIYLCQELWTAPTAHGAPGDGQTALRRWPMCGVLEATAHMEGRLRSLGYREVDLLAEAPFGLPCRRLRGHEFHWSRIELHRPYAPLYTVHSRQGQQPRGVVHGNVRAGYIHLYWGTDTPAADAVPAAPDRAAPCHAAPASPCTSPAGAGGQVILLNGPSSAGKSSLSRALQALLLEEHGQHSLVLSMDQLLRAATGGQESVLAALDKTGLPLIETFHAAIAAAARAGAWVIADHVIGESPRWVDDLFHRLHGLPVLAVQVECAPQELRRRELHRRDRSPDWPHAARQARQIHAALRADVRVDTTRTTPRQCAACVLAVLLARHTPPFPLADKRGTP is encoded by the coding sequence ATGACGGATTTTCATGCGTTCTGTCTGGCGGCTCCCCGCTCCGGCGAGGGCAAGACCACGCTCTGCACGGCCATCATGCGGGCACTGGTGCTGCGCGGCCTGCGCGTGCAGGGCTTCAAGTGCGGCCCGGACTATGTGGATCCCACCTTCCACACCCAGGCCACAGGCCGCCCTTCCTGGAATGTGGATACCTGGATGATGGGACAGCAGGGCGTGCGTCAGCTCTGGGACAGGCATGTCCAGGATGCGGATGTGGCCATCTGTGAAGGCGTCATGGGACTTCTGGACGGCCGCGACCCCGGAGACCTGGCGGGCAGCAGCGTGGACTGCGCCCGCGCGCTGGGCCTGCCGGTCGTTCTGGTCTGCAATGTCCGGGGCATGGCCCAGTCCCTGGCTGCGCTGGTGCAAGGCTTTGCCTGGCATGCCGCCCATCTGGGCGTGCGCATGGCCGGCGTCATCGCCAATAATGTGGGCAGCCCCCGCCATGCGGACCTGCTGCGCCGCGCGCTGGAACAGGCCCATCTGCCGCCCCTGCTGGGCGCCCTGCCGCGTCATGCGGACTGGGTGCTGCCGCAGCGCCAGCTGGGTCTGCTGCCGGCCCCCGAAGCGGCCCGCTCCCCGCAGTGGCTGGACAGCCTGGGCCAGGCCGCCGCACGTCATCTGGAGCTGGATGCGCTGCTGGACCGCACCCGGATGCCCCGGCCCGCCCCGCCGGCGGCAACGCCGCTGCCGGCCCCTGTCCGGCGCATGGCCGTGGCCAGGGATCATGCCTTCTGCTTTTATTACGAGGCCAACCAGCGTGCCCTCCAGGCGCACGGCTGGGAACTGCTGCCCTTTTCTCCGCTGGCAGATACGGCCCTGCCGCCGGCCCTTGACGCCATCTATCTGGGCGGGGGCTATCCCGAAGTCTTTGCGGACCGCCTGTCCGCCAATACGGCCATGCGCCGGGCCATCCGGGACTTTGCCGCACAGGGCGGCGAAATCTATGCCGAATGCGGCGGCTTCATCTACCTGTGCCAGGAGCTGTGGACCGCCCCCACCGCGCACGGCGCCCCCGGCGACGGGCAAACAGCGCTGCGGCGCTGGCCCATGTGCGGCGTTCTTGAGGCCACGGCCCACATGGAAGGCCGGCTGCGTTCCCTGGGCTACCGCGAGGTGGACCTGCTGGCCGAGGCGCCCTTTGGCCTGCCCTGCCGCCGGTTGCGGGGGCACGAGTTCCACTGGTCGCGCATCGAGCTGCACCGGCCCTACGCCCCCCTGTACACGGTGCACAGCCGGCAGGGCCAGCAGCCCCGGGGCGTAGTGCACGGCAATGTCCGTGCCGGCTACATTCATCTGTACTGGGGAACGGACACGCCGGCGGCAGATGCCGTCCCCGCCGCACCAGACCGTGCCGCCCCGTGCCACGCCGCACCGGCCAGCCCCTGCACCAGCCCCGCCGGGGCAGGGGGGCAGGTCATCCTGCTCAACGGCCCATCCAGCGCCGGCAAGAGCAGCCTTTCCCGTGCCCTGCAAGCCCTGCTTCTGGAAGAGCACGGGCAGCACAGCCTGGTGCTGTCCATGGATCAGCTGTTGCGGGCGGCCACGGGCGGCCAGGAATCGGTGCTGGCCGCTCTGGACAAAACGGGCCTGCCGCTCATCGAAACCTTTCACGCGGCCATTGCCGCCGCGGCCCGGGCCGGGGCCTGGGTCATCGCGGACCATGTCATCGGCGAAAGTCCCCGCTGGGTGGACGACCTTTTTCACCGCCTTCACGGCCTGCCCGTGCTTGCGGTACAGGTGGAATGTGCCCCTCAGGAACTGCGCCGCCGGGAACTGCACCGCCGCGACCGCAGCCCGGACTGGCCCCACGCCGCCCGGCAGGCCCGACAGATTCATGCCGCCCTGCGGGCGGATGTCCGGGTGGATACCACGCGAACCACGCCCCGACAGTGCGCCGCCTGCGTGCTGGCGGTTCTCCTTGCCCGCCACACACCCCCCTTTCCCCTTGCAGACAAACGAGGTACGCCATGA